Within Phycisphaeraceae bacterium, the genomic segment AGTGGCGCCTCATCATCGACAAGGGCGTGCCACGCGAGGAGACTGGTGTCTTCGTCGGCCTCATTGGCGCCGGACTCGACATCACGGAGTTGCGCTTCGCCCAAGAGGAAATGAAGCGCGCCGTCGAGGCGGCCCAGGCCGCTGATCAGGCGAAGAGTGACTTCCTCGCCAACATGAGCCATGAGATTCGCACTCCGATCACCACGATTCTCGGATACACCGATCTCATCCGATCGTCGGAGGACCTCCGCCAAGAGGGCCTCACGGTCGATGATGCGCTCCGGTCCATTCGATCGGCCAGCGAACACCTCTTGACGGTCATCAACGATGTCCTCGACTTCTCGAAGATCGAAGCGGGCTTCATGCGCGTGGAGCGCATTGAGACGGACCTTCCCGCACTCCTCACCAGTTGCCTCGATCTCGTCCGCCTGAAGGCGAGGGAGAAGGGCCTCGCGCTCGAGCTGCGCTACGACTCGCCGATCCCCACTCGAGTCATGATCGATCCCACCCGATTGCGTCAGGTGGTCCTGAATCTCCTGAGCAACGCAGTCAAGTTCACGCGCGTCGGTGAAGTGCGGATGAAGTGCCGCTACTCCGGCGAACTCCTCTCGATCGAGATCGAGGACACGGGTGTTGGCCTCGCGCCGGCGCAGGCCAACAAGCTCTTCAAGCCCTTCTCACAGGCCGACTCTTCGGTCACCCGCACCCATGGTGGAACCGGCCTCGGCCTTGCGATCTGTCGGCGACTCGCGGAGCTGATGGGGGGAACCGTCCTCCTCGTTCGAAGCGAGCCCGGAGTCGGCTCGACTTTCGGTGTCCGGGTGGCGGCACCGATGTCATCGACCGCCACCTTGACGACGGCGCCGGCCGCATTTGAGTCAGTGACTCTCCCGGTCGGAATCCAAGCGCCGCGCGGGAGCACTGGCGAATCGGGCCATCGGATCGCGCCGACGAGTCCCGTCGGATCAGCCCTGCCGGGCGCATCCTCGGCGCGGCGCACGCTCAGGGGCCGGATTCTGCTGGTCGAGGACAGTGCCGACAACCGAAGGCTCATCGCTCACTATCTCGCCCGCGCCGGCGCGGAAGTCGTGCTCGCCGAGCATGGAGGTGTCGCCCTCGACCGGCTGAAGTCGGCCGAGGAGTCCGGCGCTCCGATCGATCTCGTCGTGACCGATCTCCAGATGCCCACGATGGACGGTCTGACCCTGATGCGCACGATCAGGAACTCGGGTTCGACGATCCCGATCGTCGCGCTCACGGCCCACGCTGTCGGAAAGGAGCGTGATCGTTGCCTGGTTGCCGGATGCAGCGACTTCACGACGAAGCCCATCGATCGCGATGCGCTGCTGTCGATCTGCGCCCGGTGGCTCGAAGCCAAGACGACTGCTCCGAACGCCGCGACGGCCTCTTCCCCCGAGGCCCCGCTGTGCTGACGCGCGGTAGCCTTCGGTGTGCACGATCTCGGCCTGCTCACCACGATCGCTGCCGGGTTCACCGCCGCGTGGATCTTCGGCGTCATCACCCAGCGCCTTGGGCTGTCGCCCATCGTCGGCTATCTGATCGCGGGCGTGCTCATCGGGCCCTCGACGCCCGGCTTGGTCGGCGACTCCGCGATCGCGCAGCAACTCGCCGAGATCGGCGTGATCCTCCTCATGTTCGCGGTTGGGCTTCACTTCCGCCCCCGCGATCTCCTCGCGGTCCGCAACATCGCAGTCCCCGGCGCCATCGTGCAGAGCGCCAGCGCGACTGTTGTGACCGCCATCGTCTTCGCGTGGTTTGGCTGGTCATGGATTGGTGGCGGCGTGCTCGGCATGGCCATGGCAGTGGCGAGCACCGTCGTTCTCATGCGTGTCCTGATGGATCGCGGCATGGTGACCTCCGTCCATGGTCGCGTGGCCATCGGATGGTTGATCGTCGAAGACATCTTCACCGTGGTCCTGCTCGTGATGCTGCCCGTGCTGGGACGGGCGTTGGGCACCTCGACCCTGCCCACGGTCGCCGCGCTCGGCGCTGACGAGGGAGGCACGCTCTCTACCGTCGCCACGCTGGGGTGGGCCATGGTGAAGCTCGCGGCGCTCGTCGCCATCATGTTTCTTGCGGGGTCACGCGTCGTTCCATGGATCCTCCTCCAGGTGGCTCGCCTGCGCTCGCGCGAGCTCTTTACGCTGACGGTGCTCGTGCTCTCGATCGGCATCGCCGTCGGCTCCGCGGCGTTCTTTGGCGCTTCGCTCGCCCTCGGCGCGTTTCTTGCGGGGATGGTCGTCGGCGCTTCGCCCACGAGCCATCAGGCCGGCGCCGACGCTCTTCCGATGCGCGACGCCTTCGCCGTCCTCTTCTTCGTCTCGGTCGGGATGCTCTTTGATCCGCGCTTCCTCTGGCAGGAACCATGGCTCGTGGCCGCAGCCCTCGGCGTGGTGCTCGTCGTCAAACCTGCGACGGCGCTCCTGCTCGTCGTCTGCCTGGGTCACTCGCTTCGGACGGGCTTGACCGTCGCGGTGGGCCTCGCCCAGATCGGAGAGTTCTCCTTCATCCTCGCGCATGTCGCGGTCGAGGCGGGGCTTCTTCCCGACGCGGGACGACAGGTCCTGGTGGCCGTGGCCATCATCTCGATCTCGCTGAACCCCATGACCTTCCGCTCGATCGGGTCCATCGAGCGCTGGGTGGAGCAACGGCCGCGACTTCATCGCTGGCTCGCCGGGCGCGCCGATCGACGCGGAGCCGCGCGCAACACCGCGATGGCCCAGCAGGTGGCCGAGACCACCAAGCCACTCGCCGTGATCGTGGGCTATGGCCCCGTCGGTCGCGTCGTCGATGCACTGCTGCGCGACGCGGGGATCGACACCGCGATCGTCGATCGCAACGCCGACACCATCTCGA encodes:
- a CDS encoding cation:proton antiporter, which produces MHDLGLLTTIAAGFTAAWIFGVITQRLGLSPIVGYLIAGVLIGPSTPGLVGDSAIAQQLAEIGVILLMFAVGLHFRPRDLLAVRNIAVPGAIVQSASATVVTAIVFAWFGWSWIGGGVLGMAMAVASTVVLMRVLMDRGMVTSVHGRVAIGWLIVEDIFTVVLLVMLPVLGRALGTSTLPTVAALGADEGGTLSTVATLGWAMVKLAALVAIMFLAGSRVVPWILLQVARLRSRELFTLTVLVLSIGIAVGSAAFFGASLALGAFLAGMVVGASPTSHQAGADALPMRDAFAVLFFVSVGMLFDPRFLWQEPWLVAAALGVVLVVKPATALLLVVCLGHSLRTGLTVAVGLAQIGEFSFILAHVAVEAGLLPDAGRQVLVAVAIISISLNPMTFRSIGSIERWVEQRPRLHRWLAGRADRRGAARNTAMAQQVAETTKPLAVIVGYGPVGRVVDALLRDAGIDTAIVDRNADTISTLATQGRMAIFGDAERLEILEHAGVRRAGSMIITLPNSGEVIPMILQARELNPEIDITVRARYLGERDALRRAGARTVIFEEGEAGMAIARQVLRRRGIDAATEDRLVASLRRMWSIEQ
- a CDS encoding response regulator translates to MLRSPFRSRARSGPAASIARRAFLESTAAALVVAAIVLVSIIGLWRTSERTILHQMHQDLRTLAGIAASTIDPELHQALRSPEQIDSPLYEAAIRGLRRAQAMTPDVKYMYTMVQDGPHIRFVLDTALPGDHDGDGREDRAQVWEIYDSLEPELLMAFGGPGGPGMATSSRRPHTDEWGTFMTGYAPILDADGHQIGVAGVDLNVDTFYANLREQRRQVMLGLIPAAFLTLAVGIGAFILRCRHQMALRAAEEGERRAMATAGRLAESERRFRTLADGAPMLVWSARADGYCDFVNKPWCDFVGARTEDEVGGGWLTHIHDDDVARVREEFFAAVREQRQFLSEYRIRRADGEWRLIIDKGVPREETGVFVGLIGAGLDITELRFAQEEMKRAVEAAQAADQAKSDFLANMSHEIRTPITTILGYTDLIRSSEDLRQEGLTVDDALRSIRSASEHLLTVINDVLDFSKIEAGFMRVERIETDLPALLTSCLDLVRLKAREKGLALELRYDSPIPTRVMIDPTRLRQVVLNLLSNAVKFTRVGEVRMKCRYSGELLSIEIEDTGVGLAPAQANKLFKPFSQADSSVTRTHGGTGLGLAICRRLAELMGGTVLLVRSEPGVGSTFGVRVAAPMSSTATLTTAPAAFESVTLPVGIQAPRGSTGESGHRIAPTSPVGSALPGASSARRTLRGRILLVEDSADNRRLIAHYLARAGAEVVLAEHGGVALDRLKSAEESGAPIDLVVTDLQMPTMDGLTLMRTIRNSGSTIPIVALTAHAVGKERDRCLVAGCSDFTTKPIDRDALLSICARWLEAKTTAPNAATASSPEAPLC